The sequence AATCTCTACCTTGTACGAGTGCATGCCCGTTCCGTGATGGGAACCGTCACAATAAGGCTTGTTTTTCGATAACCCGCATGCACAATACTTTTTCAATCCAGGTTCTTCATGCAGTATATAGGGCTCTGTTCTCATGTCCATAACCACCTCTTGTAAAAAATATCCTCAGGAATCAAAAAGCTCGATCTGCT comes from Prosthecochloris marina and encodes:
- a CDS encoding CDGSH iron-sulfur domain-containing protein is translated as MDMRTEPYILHEEPGLKKYCACGLSKNKPYCDGSHHGTGMHSYKVEIEEERTVAICGCGQSKSKPFCDGSHLSL